The proteins below come from a single Chryseobacterium capnotolerans genomic window:
- a CDS encoding TIGR00730 family Rossman fold protein encodes MGMDGTRDESLVNPEFDSNETKLHNSLRQKTWDETITKDSWMVFKIMAEFVDGYEKLAKIGPCVSIFGSARLKPENKYYEMAVEIAEKITKLGFGIITGGGPGIMEAGNKGAFNAKGRSIGLNIDLPFEQHFNPYINKSYSMNFDYFFVRKVMFVKYSQGFVVMPGGFGTLDELTEALTLIQTNKIGKFPIVLVGSEFWSGLLDWFKTTLVKEGMILEDDLDLYRVVDTADEAVAHIKAFYDKYSVNVNF; translated from the coding sequence ATGGGAATGGATGGAACCAGGGATGAAAGTTTAGTGAATCCTGAATTCGATAGTAACGAAACAAAGCTGCATAATAGTCTTAGACAAAAAACCTGGGATGAAACCATCACTAAAGACAGCTGGATGGTCTTCAAGATTATGGCTGAATTTGTAGATGGTTATGAAAAATTGGCAAAAATAGGTCCATGTGTATCTATATTTGGTTCAGCACGCCTGAAACCGGAAAATAAATACTATGAAATGGCTGTAGAAATTGCCGAAAAAATCACAAAACTGGGTTTCGGAATTATTACAGGTGGAGGCCCGGGAATTATGGAAGCCGGGAATAAAGGGGCATTTAATGCCAAAGGAAGATCAATAGGACTTAATATTGACCTGCCTTTTGAGCAGCATTTCAATCCTTATATCAACAAGTCCTACTCCATGAACTTCGATTACTTTTTCGTAAGAAAAGTAATGTTTGTAAAATATTCCCAGGGATTCGTAGTAATGCCCGGAGGTTTCGGAACATTGGATGAACTCACTGAAGCTTTAACTTTAATTCAAACCAATAAAATCGGTAAATTCCCGATCGTATTGGTAGGAAGTGAATTCTGGAGTGGATTATTAGACTGGTTCAAAACTACTCTGGTAAAAGAAGGAATGATTTTAGAAGATGATCTTGACCTTTACCGTGTGGTAGACACCGCTGATGAGGCAGTAGCGCATATTAAAGCATTTTACGACAAGTATTCTGTGAATGTAAATTTTTAA
- a CDS encoding DUF6702 family protein produces MKKLLYISGILTFFVLMSFMYVDFFSSMTKVDYIDGSKTLKFTTKMNTSHISDAIKINPNTAGFEAEVKKYVNNNFDVFVNGAPKTITFTGSQISGETVWVYFETGGVSDINTLKIKNTILLSSFPKQINLVSIAYKGSQKMMNFQRGKEVNEVSF; encoded by the coding sequence ATGAAAAAACTTTTATATATATCAGGAATTTTAACATTTTTTGTGTTAATGAGTTTTATGTATGTAGACTTTTTCTCTTCAATGACCAAAGTGGATTATATTGATGGAAGCAAGACATTGAAGTTTACCACAAAAATGAATACAAGCCATATCTCTGACGCTATTAAAATCAATCCTAACACAGCAGGATTTGAAGCCGAGGTGAAAAAATATGTGAACAATAATTTTGATGTGTTTGTCAATGGTGCTCCCAAAACAATTACCTTCACGGGAAGTCAGATCAGCGGAGAAACTGTATGGGTATATTTTGAGACCGGAGGGGTTTCGGATATCAATACCTTAAAGATTAAAAATACGATCCTTTTAAGCTCCTTTCCGAAGCAAATCAACCTGGTGAGTATTGCCTACAAAGGCAGCCAGAAAATGATGAACTTCCAACGAGGAAAAGAAGTGAATGAGGTTTCTTTTTAG
- a CDS encoding DUF5689 domain-containing protein, which translates to MPFADVKAKYVPNGDTYVFPEDKTPNDESDDLYMVGYVSSSDETGNIYKTIYIQDALENPTHGFTISVDAVSTYTRYPQGSKVYVKLNGLAVGNYGSLVQLGIKVGTESKGSVSRIPEKLVAKQIFRSCAPKGKIVPKIMKLADMVAANDQYFGCLIQVNDVEFDARALCTTYAPSGVTVDKTIGEGWAGGKYAKTAVVRNSGFASFASQLLPSGKGKFVGIYSKFQSGSTTTYQLYVNKPEDLEMKTFPRLDGLTEGPCDFNPSSLTAKTVADVKQLAAGTTNWVQITGDYYLKAQVVANDESGNLYKYVYVEDATGGIRVNMNKTNLYLDSRFRLGKDVNIKLKNLYVRSVNGEIQLGALFNNNTQFGQIEEVEMYKYFFDSNTAARSVVPTEKTISQLTMADVGRWIKIKDVEFVKGDLGRTLTDGNNVTSRTLEDCSGNTVVLRTSGQASFGNVKPGGYEVKGGKGDVYAVLSVFNGTYQLWITRLANIDFDAPRCDGSVYVPIPVVYSDDFAAGGFSADWTPVNKVGPNQFWQTSNQGNGINYYAMMNGNAGGANNNFANEDWLISKAVSLAGKTKAAVSFTTDVRYSGNALQVYATDNYTGDVATTNWTLLPATLDTNSGAFGDWVGSGNIDLSAFLGKNVRIAFKYTSTTSAAATWEVDDFKIKAQ; encoded by the coding sequence GTGCCATTTGCAGATGTAAAAGCAAAATATGTTCCTAACGGAGATACCTACGTTTTCCCTGAAGATAAAACTCCAAATGATGAATCTGATGATTTATATATGGTAGGTTATGTTTCTTCAAGTGATGAAACAGGGAATATCTATAAGACTATTTATATTCAGGATGCCCTTGAAAACCCCACACATGGTTTTACAATCAGTGTAGATGCGGTAAGTACTTATACAAGATACCCTCAGGGATCTAAAGTGTATGTTAAGCTTAATGGACTTGCTGTGGGTAACTATGGATCTCTTGTGCAGCTTGGTATAAAAGTAGGAACAGAATCTAAAGGATCCGTATCAAGAATTCCTGAAAAGCTTGTTGCAAAACAAATCTTCAGATCTTGTGCTCCAAAAGGGAAAATAGTACCTAAGATTATGAAATTAGCTGATATGGTAGCAGCAAATGATCAGTATTTCGGATGTCTTATTCAGGTTAATGATGTAGAATTTGATGCAAGAGCATTGTGTACTACTTATGCACCAAGTGGAGTAACAGTAGATAAAACTATTGGAGAAGGATGGGCAGGAGGAAAATATGCAAAAACTGCGGTGGTAAGAAATAGTGGTTTTGCTTCATTTGCAAGTCAGTTACTTCCTTCAGGGAAAGGAAAATTTGTGGGGATTTATAGTAAATTCCAATCAGGATCTACTACTACCTATCAATTATATGTAAATAAGCCTGAAGATCTTGAAATGAAGACTTTCCCTCGTTTAGATGGTCTTACAGAAGGTCCTTGTGATTTCAACCCAAGTTCTCTTACAGCTAAAACGGTTGCTGATGTGAAGCAATTGGCTGCCGGAACTACAAACTGGGTACAGATTACAGGAGATTATTACCTTAAAGCTCAGGTAGTCGCTAACGATGAATCAGGAAATCTTTACAAATATGTTTATGTAGAAGATGCAACAGGAGGAATCAGAGTGAATATGAACAAAACAAATCTGTATCTTGACAGCAGATTCAGATTAGGTAAAGATGTAAATATTAAACTTAAAAATCTTTACGTAAGAAGTGTCAATGGAGAGATTCAGTTAGGAGCCTTATTCAATAACAATACACAGTTTGGACAAATTGAAGAAGTAGAAATGTATAAATATTTCTTCGATAGTAATACAGCGGCAAGATCAGTTGTTCCTACAGAAAAAACAATTTCCCAGTTAACGATGGCTGATGTTGGAAGATGGATTAAAATCAAAGACGTTGAGTTTGTGAAAGGAGATTTAGGAAGAACATTAACTGACGGTAATAATGTTACCAGCAGAACTCTTGAAGATTGCTCAGGTAATACGGTTGTTTTAAGAACAAGCGGCCAGGCAAGTTTCGGTAATGTAAAGCCAGGAGGCTATGAAGTAAAAGGTGGGAAAGGTGATGTATACGCAGTTTTAAGTGTTTTCAACGGAACATACCAGTTATGGATTACCAGATTAGCTAATATCGACTTTGATGCTCCAAGATGTGATGGAAGTGTGTATGTTCCAATTCCTGTTGTATATAGTGATGACTTCGCAGCAGGTGGATTCAGCGCAGACTGGACTCCCGTAAATAAAGTGGGGCCAAACCAATTCTGGCAAACATCTAACCAAGGAAACGGAATTAATTATTATGCTATGATGAATGGTAATGCTGGTGGAGCTAATAATAACTTTGCGAACGAAGATTGGTTAATCTCTAAAGCGGTAAGTTTAGCAGGTAAAACGAAGGCAGCGGTAAGTTTCACAACAGACGTAAGATATTCAGGAAATGCACTACAGGTTTATGCTACTGATAACTATACTGGAGATGTTGCTACAACCAACTGGACATTGCTTCCTGCAACCTTAGATACCAATTCAGGAGCATTCGGTGATTGGGTTGGTTCAGGGAATATAGACTTAAGTGCTTTCTTAGGTAAAAACGTAAGAATCGCATTTAAATATACTTCTACAACTTCTGCAGCAGCAACATGGGAAGTAGATGATTTTAAAATAAAAGCACAATAA
- a CDS encoding TonB-dependent receptor yields the protein MIKKLSLISLFTLMPASFYFAQTTVFAYVKDQDGKPLEKAEVDLAQSTDDTSVDKIGYFQFVDLKPGHYLITVTKPNFESKILEFDVTADEKKKDLGVITLNYNLGSDAGVIVIDDSASDAEDGGSSMQPTVGLLSSGRDAFQNVSAFELGAYWFRPRGVDNRFEDVLFNGVSMSKNDDGRIDFNNWGGLNDVTRYPYENVDNITPSEYTFGNLGGVVYYNTRASSYRKQTSLAYSFTNRSYLHRAMATYSSGLTKDGWAFTFSGSRRWGDRAIIDGVYQDAYAYFASIEKKFSDRHSINLTAFGSPTYRASNAPNTQEVYDIMGKNYNSYWGWQDGEKRNSRIRNVFEPMFILTDYLKIGKNSNWTNTVSYQFGSDARSRLDWFHAADPNPTYYRKLPSFGTYTADEFRQQAQIDWNALYSANRLNLTNMDGTARGAVYTIVEDVNKDKTLNLSSHFDTRLKDNWKLNINFNYQNLKSDNFRRVKDLLGANFAYNLNAFNGDARYDADNNDVTVRKGDRTQYSYELTRNHYSLNISSEIDFNKWNFVASIFSSYSEAYREGNFRSGLARFRDNSKGKSAVYDALDAGIKGKITYKINGKNFIVYNGAFFSLAPTLNEIYINPRMVDYLTPGVTNQMINSNDLSYILRGQILKLRLSAYYTTIQNSTEISRYYADVNDGELGNSFSTLVNEAMSGVNKRYMGLELGFDVKVTPTLSAVGVASVGEYKYTNNPEVSTFDDLNGFRGTDFWGKANVKDYKVAGTPQKAFSFGLKYNSPKYWWVGASANYLMDQYLDFSALNKTPYMYTDRQTNDPFPGVTPELIEQITKQKKFDNQFMLNANAGKSFQFGKYRMGISVSVNNILNNRDYVTGGFEQGRNVNFADALADSQRATPYFGPKLWYDRGRTFFTNVYLRF from the coding sequence ATGATTAAAAAACTATCCCTAATCTCTTTGTTTACTTTAATGCCTGCCTCTTTTTATTTTGCGCAAACTACTGTTTTTGCGTATGTTAAGGATCAGGATGGTAAACCTTTAGAGAAAGCAGAAGTAGATCTAGCACAGTCCACTGATGACACATCTGTGGATAAAATTGGATACTTCCAGTTTGTGGATTTAAAACCTGGCCACTATCTTATCACAGTGACAAAACCAAATTTTGAGTCTAAAATCTTAGAGTTTGATGTAACTGCAGATGAGAAGAAAAAAGATTTAGGTGTTATTACACTTAATTACAACTTAGGATCAGACGCAGGAGTAATAGTTATTGACGACTCAGCAAGTGATGCCGAAGATGGAGGCTCTTCAATGCAGCCTACTGTAGGACTTTTAAGCTCAGGAAGAGATGCTTTCCAAAATGTTTCCGCTTTTGAACTTGGTGCTTACTGGTTCAGACCAAGAGGAGTAGACAACAGATTCGAGGATGTACTTTTTAATGGGGTATCCATGTCTAAAAATGATGACGGGAGAATTGACTTCAACAACTGGGGCGGACTGAATGATGTAACAAGATATCCATATGAAAATGTAGATAACATCACTCCTTCAGAATATACTTTTGGTAATTTAGGGGGTGTTGTATATTATAATACGAGAGCATCCAGTTATAGAAAACAAACTTCATTAGCTTATTCATTTACTAATAGAAGTTACCTGCACAGAGCAATGGCTACTTACTCTTCCGGACTTACAAAAGATGGATGGGCGTTTACTTTCTCAGGAAGCAGAAGATGGGGGGATAGAGCGATCATTGATGGGGTATATCAGGATGCTTACGCTTACTTTGCCTCTATTGAAAAGAAATTCAGTGACAGACACTCGATTAATTTAACGGCTTTTGGTTCTCCTACTTACAGGGCTTCTAATGCTCCGAATACTCAGGAAGTGTATGATATCATGGGTAAAAATTACAACTCATATTGGGGTTGGCAGGATGGAGAGAAAAGAAACTCCAGAATCAGAAACGTTTTTGAACCAATGTTTATCTTAACAGACTATCTGAAAATTGGTAAAAACTCAAACTGGACAAACACTGTTTCTTATCAGTTTGGTAGCGATGCAAGAAGCAGGTTAGACTGGTTCCATGCCGCAGATCCAAACCCTACTTATTATAGAAAACTTCCAAGCTTTGGTACTTATACTGCTGATGAATTCAGACAGCAGGCCCAGATTGATTGGAATGCCCTATATAGTGCAAACCGTCTTAATCTTACCAATATGGATGGTACGGCAAGAGGTGCTGTATATACCATTGTAGAAGACGTAAATAAAGATAAAACTTTAAATTTATCTTCTCACTTTGATACAAGATTAAAAGATAACTGGAAGTTAAACATTAACTTCAATTATCAGAACTTGAAATCTGACAATTTCAGAAGAGTTAAAGATTTATTAGGAGCTAATTTTGCTTACAACCTGAATGCATTCAACGGAGATGCTAGATACGATGCAGACAATAATGATGTAACAGTAAGAAAAGGAGACAGAACTCAATATTCTTATGAATTGACAAGAAATCATTACTCATTGAACATTTCATCTGAGATCGACTTCAATAAGTGGAATTTTGTGGCTTCCATCTTCTCTTCTTATTCAGAAGCTTACAGAGAAGGTAACTTCAGAAGCGGTCTTGCAAGATTTAGAGATAATTCTAAAGGGAAAAGTGCAGTGTATGATGCATTAGATGCAGGGATCAAAGGTAAAATTACCTATAAAATCAACGGTAAAAACTTTATCGTTTACAACGGAGCATTCTTTAGTTTAGCACCTACTCTTAATGAGATCTATATCAATCCAAGAATGGTTGATTACTTAACTCCTGGTGTTACTAACCAGATGATCAATTCAAATGATTTAAGTTATATCTTGAGAGGACAGATCTTAAAATTAAGATTATCTGCTTATTATACAACGATTCAAAATTCTACTGAGATTTCCAGATATTATGCTGATGTAAATGATGGGGAATTAGGAAACTCATTCAGTACATTGGTTAATGAGGCAATGAGTGGTGTGAACAAGAGATATATGGGGCTTGAATTAGGTTTCGATGTTAAAGTAACGCCAACTTTAAGTGCTGTGGGGGTAGCAAGTGTAGGTGAATATAAATATACAAACAATCCTGAGGTTTCTACTTTTGATGACCTTAACGGGTTCAGAGGAACTGATTTCTGGGGTAAAGCAAATGTTAAAGACTACAAAGTAGCGGGTACTCCTCAAAAAGCATTCTCATTCGGGTTAAAGTATAACTCTCCAAAATATTGGTGGGTAGGAGCTTCTGCCAATTATCTGATGGATCAGTATCTTGATTTCTCAGCTTTGAACAAGACTCCTTATATGTATACGGACAGACAGACCAATGATCCTTTCCCAGGAGTAACTCCAGAATTAATTGAGCAGATTACAAAGCAGAAGAAATTTGATAATCAGTTCATGTTAAATGCTAACGCTGGTAAATCTTTCCAGTTTGGTAAATACAGAATGGGAATCAGTGTATCTGTAAATAATATCTTGAATAACAGAGATTATGTAACCGGAGGATTCGAACAAGGAAGAAATGTAAACTTTGCTGATGCCCTTGCTGATTCTCAAAGAGCAACCCCTTATTTCGGACCAAAACTTTGGTATGACAGAGGAAGAACGTTCTTTACTAATGTTTATTTAAGATTCTAA
- a CDS encoding endonuclease: MKKYLIMAALFCFGSAFSQQKQVKRAAVAFLNVENLWDTIPSADYIDGTLPRSNPKFHRSVPVDSLKYLETTEDYKGEWSDDLLIGKKVIRKQFLSEDFTANSPKRWGTKYYNQKLANEAKVISELGRQYTNDNPVICGLIEVENRQVIEDLIKQPALAKSNYGIVHFNSYDSRGIDVAIIYQKGRFSVLDSYKKEIKIYDENGKREYTRDIVIAIGLLDGEKVGIFMNHWPSRRGGEAISLAKRNTAATVLKEEMDKVTAENPGIKLFSMGDYNDDPVSPSLKKHLAAVGDPSELSDKTPYYNLMYKLYKAGVASLAYRDAPNLFDQIIVSRNLYSPEKITPTYTIFKAEIYAPPYLVNKEGQWKGYPLRSWDGDRFTGGYSDHFPAVSVVQKEYIKK, encoded by the coding sequence ATGAAAAAATATTTAATCATGGCCGCCCTATTTTGCTTTGGTTCTGCTTTCTCACAACAGAAGCAGGTAAAGAGAGCTGCTGTCGCATTCCTGAACGTTGAAAACCTTTGGGATACCATTCCTTCTGCTGATTATATTGACGGAACATTACCACGTTCTAATCCCAAATTTCACAGAAGTGTACCGGTAGATTCTCTTAAATATCTTGAAACTACAGAAGATTACAAAGGAGAATGGAGTGATGATCTTTTGATTGGAAAAAAAGTAATCAGAAAACAGTTTTTATCTGAAGACTTTACTGCCAACAGCCCAAAGAGATGGGGAACAAAATATTATAACCAAAAGCTGGCCAATGAAGCTAAGGTTATTTCTGAGCTTGGAAGGCAATATACCAATGATAATCCTGTCATCTGCGGATTGATCGAGGTAGAAAACAGACAGGTTATTGAAGATCTTATCAAACAGCCTGCTTTGGCAAAAAGCAACTATGGTATTGTACATTTCAATTCTTATGATTCCAGAGGAATTGATGTAGCCATTATTTATCAGAAAGGAAGATTTTCTGTTTTAGATTCATATAAAAAAGAAATTAAGATTTATGATGAAAACGGAAAAAGAGAATATACCAGAGATATTGTAATTGCTATCGGATTATTAGATGGAGAAAAAGTAGGAATTTTCATGAATCACTGGCCATCAAGAAGAGGTGGAGAAGCTATTTCTCTTGCTAAAAGAAATACAGCAGCTACTGTATTGAAGGAAGAAATGGACAAAGTAACGGCTGAAAATCCGGGTATCAAATTATTCTCAATGGGTGACTATAATGACGATCCGGTAAGCCCGAGTTTAAAGAAACATTTGGCCGCTGTGGGTGATCCAAGCGAATTATCTGATAAGACTCCTTATTATAACTTAATGTATAAACTATATAAAGCTGGTGTAGCTTCCCTTGCTTACAGAGATGCTCCGAACTTGTTTGACCAGATTATAGTATCCAGAAATCTTTATTCTCCAGAAAAAATAACGCCTACTTATACGATCTTTAAAGCAGAGATTTATGCTCCGCCTTACCTTGTTAATAAAGAAGGACAATGGAAAGGATATCCATTACGTTCTTGGGATGGAGACCGATTCACTGGTGGATATAGTGATCACTTCCCTGCAGTTTCTGTAGTTCAGAAAGAATATATTAAAAAATAA
- a CDS encoding DUF6146 family protein: MKNLILLFFIAFIPFSCLSQQSTPKKDKEQHEMKPSKNEDGEWDLTVMDTQFDYFLNAVAKPMSQYSESFLKTKNSFLVNEWNSYYSTGKYRNIIESGIDYNPRENYGIKFEYKLYQVFAYVNWKYGLKMNGLSGSEAR; encoded by the coding sequence ATGAAAAATCTTATCTTATTATTCTTTATTGCCTTTATCCCTTTCAGCTGCCTTTCACAGCAAAGTACACCTAAAAAGGATAAAGAACAGCATGAAATGAAACCGTCTAAAAATGAAGATGGAGAATGGGATCTTACTGTTATGGATACCCAATTTGATTATTTTCTTAATGCTGTTGCCAAACCTATGAGCCAATATTCAGAATCTTTTCTGAAAACAAAAAATTCATTTCTTGTGAATGAATGGAATAGCTATTACAGCACTGGAAAATATAGAAATATTATAGAATCCGGAATAGATTATAATCCAAGGGAAAATTACGGGATAAAATTTGAATACAAGCTTTACCAGGTATTTGCATACGTAAACTGGAAATACGGATTAAAGATGAACGGTTTATCCGGAAGTGAAGCAAGGTAA
- a CDS encoding T9SS type A sorting domain-containing protein produces MRNTIKLILLSILLSWTPFYSQTGSDIIFCLDNSGSISDVAFNQMTVSTRKLMEEILKCNRNNRVSVVHYGTDFPGMSPSVPRIYIESNFTNDLATAQTFSRRLGNGDHFHDAVSLIGSALDHYPHPDIVSPQKSLDKHRERPLVIILFSDAERANGSLSNGSYLVNFNPPNGLHEDNAFAAFTKFKMDRNAKFIVVHVSDYSPYIEAAANIASRGGSYTGNIEQYNDDPDHNLLPRFYLNKTNFTLTSTEISSLSNDVCKMNTAYVDFSYQARSCKLPVSFPLHINGNYAIPQGASIVNFQLSLLDIATSAVYPTSATVNFPNPNEFEFNVNQADLTNPPSGQYKFIIELVYSLGGNNDGIHAENSITSPYDFMYCDNVRINTNVSNPAAKFARPQDKDYRIDLNADPNNTKSMLKEKVQQKNIQISPNPNNGVFVVLLDKVRSGSLQVNDINGKVVFERPFSNEKEIAVDIHSLPSNTYIVKVNSGNEAFTQKIIKR; encoded by the coding sequence ATGAGAAATACAATTAAACTTATTCTGCTTTCAATTCTACTATCGTGGACACCATTCTATTCACAAACAGGAAGTGATATTATTTTTTGTCTGGATAACAGTGGTTCTATAAGTGACGTAGCCTTCAATCAAATGACTGTTTCCACAAGAAAACTCATGGAAGAGATTTTAAAATGCAACCGGAATAATAGGGTTTCTGTAGTACATTATGGAACAGATTTCCCTGGAATGAGCCCTTCTGTCCCTAGAATCTACATAGAATCTAACTTCACCAATGATTTAGCAACTGCTCAAACATTTTCAAGAAGATTAGGAAATGGCGATCACTTTCATGATGCTGTTAGCTTAATAGGATCTGCACTTGATCATTACCCTCATCCTGATATCGTAAGTCCACAGAAATCATTGGATAAGCACCGTGAAAGACCATTAGTAATCATCTTATTCTCTGATGCGGAGAGAGCTAATGGCAGCCTGAGCAATGGTTCTTATTTGGTAAACTTTAATCCTCCGAACGGATTACATGAAGATAATGCTTTTGCAGCCTTTACAAAGTTTAAGATGGATAGAAATGCTAAATTTATTGTGGTGCATGTCAGCGATTATTCGCCTTATATAGAAGCAGCGGCCAACATTGCGAGCCGTGGAGGATCATATACAGGAAATATTGAACAATACAATGATGATCCGGATCATAATCTTCTTCCTAGATTTTACCTGAATAAAACCAACTTTACCTTAACAAGTACTGAAATATCCTCATTAAGTAATGATGTTTGCAAAATGAACACAGCTTATGTAGATTTTTCCTATCAAGCTCGTTCATGTAAACTCCCTGTAAGTTTCCCATTACATATCAATGGAAATTACGCGATTCCACAAGGAGCAAGCATTGTAAATTTTCAACTATCGCTCTTAGATATCGCAACAAGTGCCGTTTATCCAACATCTGCAACAGTTAATTTCCCTAATCCTAATGAGTTTGAATTTAATGTAAACCAGGCAGATCTTACCAATCCACCTTCAGGGCAGTACAAATTCATTATTGAGCTTGTTTATTCTCTTGGTGGTAATAATGATGGAATTCATGCTGAAAACAGCATTACTTCTCCTTACGATTTTATGTACTGTGATAATGTGCGTATTAACACAAATGTTTCCAATCCTGCAGCTAAATTTGCAAGACCACAAGATAAGGATTACCGTATTGATCTTAATGCTGATCCTAACAACACAAAATCAATGCTTAAAGAAAAAGTTCAGCAGAAAAATATTCAGATTTCACCGAATCCTAATAATGGAGTGTTTGTAGTATTACTTGACAAAGTACGTTCAGGATCATTACAAGTCAATGATATCAATGGTAAAGTTGTCTTTGAAAGACCATTTAGCAACGAAAAAGAAATAGCTGTTGATATTCATTCATTACCATCCAATACATACATTGTAAAAGTAAATTCAGGTAACGAAGCATTCACACAGAAAATAATAAAAAGATAA
- a CDS encoding superoxide dismutase produces the protein MSFELPKLGYAYDALEPTIDARTMEIHYTKHHQAYIDNLNKAIEGTDLAGKTIEEICQTGTDKPAVRNNGGGHFNHSLFWEILTPGGSKEPVGNVKAAIENYGGLEKFKNDFSEAAKTRFGSGWAWLVKNADGSVSVSSTPNQDNPLMPVADVKGTPVLGLDVWEHAYYLNYQNRRPDYVSAFFSVVNWDKVEELFNK, from the coding sequence ATGTCATTTGAATTACCAAAATTAGGATATGCATACGATGCATTAGAACCTACGATCGATGCAAGAACTATGGAAATCCACTATACGAAGCACCACCAAGCGTATATTGACAATTTAAATAAAGCAATCGAAGGAACTGATCTAGCAGGAAAAACTATTGAAGAGATCTGCCAGACAGGAACTGACAAGCCAGCTGTAAGAAACAATGGCGGTGGGCACTTTAACCACTCTTTATTCTGGGAAATTTTGACTCCTGGTGGAAGCAAGGAGCCGGTAGGAAATGTAAAAGCTGCTATCGAAAATTATGGTGGTCTTGAAAAATTCAAAAATGATTTTTCGGAGGCTGCTAAAACAAGATTCGGTTCAGGATGGGCTTGGTTAGTAAAAAATGCTGACGGTTCTGTATCTGTTTCTTCTACACCAAATCAGGATAACCCATTAATGCCTGTTGCAGACGTTAAAGGAACTCCAGTGTTAGGATTAGATGTTTGGGAGCATGCATATTACCTAAACTACCAAAACAGAAGACCTGACTATGTTTCTGCATTCTTTTCTGTAGTAAACTGGGATAAAGTAGAAGAATTATTCAACAAATAA